One stretch of Brachyhypopomus gauderio isolate BG-103 chromosome 10, BGAUD_0.2, whole genome shotgun sequence DNA includes these proteins:
- the LOC143525058 gene encoding tubulin alpha chain, testis-specific isoform X2, which yields MERLSVDYGKKSKLEFAIYPAPQVSTAVVEPYNSILTTHTTLEHSDCAFMVDNEATYDICRRNLDIDRPTYTNLNRLIGQIVSSITASLRFDGALNVDLTEFQTNLVPYPRIHFPLVTYAPVISAEKAYHEQLSVGEITNACFEPANQMVKCDPRHGKYMACCMLYRGDVVPKDVNAAIATIKTKRTIQFVDWCPTGFKVGINYQPPTVVPGGDLAKVQRAVCMLSNTTAIAEAWARLDHKFDLMYAKRAFVHWYVGEGMEEGEFSEAREDLAALEKDYEEVGVDSVEGEAEEGEE from the exons ATGGAGAGACTGTCTGTAGACTACGGCAAGAAATCCAAACTTGAATTTGCTATTTACCCTGCACCTCAG GTTTCCACAGCAGTAGTAGAACCCTACAATTCCATCCtgaccactcacaccacacttGAGCACTCCGACTGCGCTTTCATGGTGGACAACGAGGCCACCTACGACATCTGCCGCCGTAACCTGGACATTGATCGGCCCACGTACACCAACCTCAACAGGCTCATCGGTCAGATTGTCTCTTCCATCACGGCTTCACTTCGCTTCGATGGCGCCCTCAATGTCGACCTGACTGAGTTCCAGACCAACTTGGTCCCTTATCCACGAATCCACTTCCCACTCGTCACATACGCGCCGGTCATCTCTGCGGAGAAAGCGTACCATGAGCAGCTCTCTGTTGGGGAAATTACCAACGCGTGCTTTGAGCCTGCCAATCAGATGGTCAAGTGTGACCCTCGTCACGGAAAGTATATGGCCTGTTGCATGCTGTACCGTGGTGATGTCGTTCCTAAAGACGTCAATGCTGCCATCGCCACCATCAAAACCAAGAGGACCATTCAGTTTGTTGACTGGTGCCCCACAGGcttcaag GTCGGGATCAATTACCAGCCACCAACTGTGGTTCCTGGGGGCGACCTTGCCAAAGTCCAGAGGGCGGTCTGCATGCTGAGCAACACCACTGCTATCGCTGAGGCCTGGGCCCGCCTCGATCAcaagtttgatctgatgtatgcAAAGAGAGCTTTTGTGCATTGGTATGTGGGAGAGGGGATGGAGGAAGGAGAGTTTTCTGAGGCACGTGAAGATTTGGCTGCTCTGGAGAAAGATTATGAGGAGGTGGGTGTCGACTCGGTTGAAGGAGAggcagaggaaggagaggagtaG
- the LOC143525058 gene encoding tubulin alpha chain, testis-specific isoform X1: MRECISIHVGQAGVQIGNACWELYCLEHGIQPDGQMPSDKTIGGGDDSFNTFFSETGAGKHVPRAVFVDLEPTVVDEVRTGTYRQLFHPEQLITGKEDAANNYARGHYTIGKEIVDLVLDRVRKLCDQCTGLQGFLIFHSFGGGTGSGFTSLLMERLSVDYGKKSKLEFAIYPAPQVSTAVVEPYNSILTTHTTLEHSDCAFMVDNEATYDICRRNLDIDRPTYTNLNRLIGQIVSSITASLRFDGALNVDLTEFQTNLVPYPRIHFPLVTYAPVISAEKAYHEQLSVGEITNACFEPANQMVKCDPRHGKYMACCMLYRGDVVPKDVNAAIATIKTKRTIQFVDWCPTGFKVGINYQPPTVVPGGDLAKVQRAVCMLSNTTAIAEAWARLDHKFDLMYAKRAFVHWYVGEGMEEGEFSEAREDLAALEKDYEEVGVDSVEGEAEEGEE, from the exons ATG CGCGAATGCATTTCGATCCACGTTGGGCAGGCAGGCGTACAGATAGGAAATGCTTGCTGGGAATTGTATTGTCTTGAACATGGTATACAGCCCGACGGCCAAATGCCAAGTGATAAAACCATCGGAGGGGGAGACGACTCATTTAACACGTTTTTCAGCGAGACGGGCGCGGGGAAGCATGTGCCCCGAGCGGTGTTCGTTGATCTTGAACCAACCGTTGTTG ACGAGGTTCGCACAGGTACCTACAGGCAGCTGTTTCACCCTGAGCAGCTTATTACTGGAAAGGAAGACGCCGCCAACAACTATGCAAGAGGCCACTACACCATTGGTAAAGAAATTGTTGACCTGGTGCTTGATCGCGTTCGTAAACTG TGTGATCAGTGCACCGGGCTCCAGGGCTTCCTCATATTCCACAGCTTTGGGGGTGGTACGGGCTCAGGGTTCACATCCCTCCTGATGGAGAGACTGTCTGTAGACTACGGCAAGAAATCCAAACTTGAATTTGCTATTTACCCTGCACCTCAG GTTTCCACAGCAGTAGTAGAACCCTACAATTCCATCCtgaccactcacaccacacttGAGCACTCCGACTGCGCTTTCATGGTGGACAACGAGGCCACCTACGACATCTGCCGCCGTAACCTGGACATTGATCGGCCCACGTACACCAACCTCAACAGGCTCATCGGTCAGATTGTCTCTTCCATCACGGCTTCACTTCGCTTCGATGGCGCCCTCAATGTCGACCTGACTGAGTTCCAGACCAACTTGGTCCCTTATCCACGAATCCACTTCCCACTCGTCACATACGCGCCGGTCATCTCTGCGGAGAAAGCGTACCATGAGCAGCTCTCTGTTGGGGAAATTACCAACGCGTGCTTTGAGCCTGCCAATCAGATGGTCAAGTGTGACCCTCGTCACGGAAAGTATATGGCCTGTTGCATGCTGTACCGTGGTGATGTCGTTCCTAAAGACGTCAATGCTGCCATCGCCACCATCAAAACCAAGAGGACCATTCAGTTTGTTGACTGGTGCCCCACAGGcttcaag GTCGGGATCAATTACCAGCCACCAACTGTGGTTCCTGGGGGCGACCTTGCCAAAGTCCAGAGGGCGGTCTGCATGCTGAGCAACACCACTGCTATCGCTGAGGCCTGGGCCCGCCTCGATCAcaagtttgatctgatgtatgcAAAGAGAGCTTTTGTGCATTGGTATGTGGGAGAGGGGATGGAGGAAGGAGAGTTTTCTGAGGCACGTGAAGATTTGGCTGCTCTGGAGAAAGATTATGAGGAGGTGGGTGTCGACTCGGTTGAAGGAGAggcagaggaaggagaggagtaG